TACCACCAACCAATAATAAGATACAAACATCCAAAGCTGTAAATGGTTAAGGGTCAAAACCAATTAGtaatttagtattattattttcatttgatttcaAGTGGTTTTGTGCGCGTAACTGAAATTACTACCATTTTAAATAAGGAAAGTACGAAGAGTAAATGGaatacaatgtgtataatagatgtttatggagtattagagatataattattaatattacttttttttatcagCTGAAACTTTTGAGATAAGTGGTATCATGATATGGTATTAGAACGCTAGATCTAAAAGGTCAAGAGTTTGATCTTTAATGAACtccaaaattagtttaatttttcgagatgtttattatctctAATATTCGGATGAAAAATGTTCATTTTATAACTCAATAGCTCATTGTatacattatataaataatcTATTATTTCCCTAACGGGATCCAAATAAATATtacaaatatcaaattaaatagtCTTAATAAGCACTACCCCACAATGAGATAAGatgcaaaataaaaacacacaaaattacatataaaccaaactctgtcattttcattgaagaaATTTTCCACCATTCTTTTGTGCCATCAATTTATGTTCATAAACAAATTTCAACACTCCAATTATAATAGTTGACATTTCAATTAGATTTAAAACAAAGGGAGAGTTGTGCTATTTCCATCAAATAGTGGTCAATTATTTCAGTGACGAAGTACATGGTAAACGTGTATCACAGCCCCGGGCTTGATAATATGTTAAGTTTAATTATAAACACAAGGAAATTCTTTCAAAAAGGGTAATCATGTTGAATAATATCATCGTGTAAATGTAATATTAGGCTATTATTGCCAATAATAAGGAGTAGAAATTAAGTCAAATAAAATCCAACTTTAGAGACTTTCACACACTAGTATTTCCATTCACTCGCAAATATGCAAAACAATAGTACTAACTAGTAATTACTAATAATATTCATCATTGTATAAAacaaattattagataatttaatatatttattttaattaNNNNNNNNNNNNNNNNNNNNNNNNNNNNNNNNNNNNNNNNNNNNNNNNNNNNNNNNNNNNNNNNNNNNNNNNNNNNNNNNNNNNNNNNNNNNNNNNNNNNNNNgtccccaacgtttggggtaaattctatttgtgtccctaacgtttaaatcgtcctatttgtatccctaacgtttgtaaaagtgattcaatgttatcctgccgtcaattacacatcatgaacgctttagtttgagttttaaaaatctcttcttgaagttagaatacaaatgtctGGGATAGAATCAATCATCCATTCcgaaaaatagctcatcaaaagttTAAACTAATTCCTAtaacatttacataattcacttttctagggacataattgaatctacaaacaaatagtgggtataatattaaaatcgaacacatccaagtgagaataattgaaaaataaaatctgatttattagtataattgatagtatGATAAcattgagaatgaatacatccaagtgagaataattgaaaaataaaatctgatttattagtataattgatagtatgataacattgaatcacttttataaacgttaggaATACAAATAGGTATAATTGCTAGTatgataacattgaatcacttttataaacgttaggaATACAAATAGGACTTACctggacaaaaataatactttactcttattattattatctactaaagatagaaatactcgAACCCGCGatctttatataaatatatagaaaaacTATGCCGTTTGAACTATACATCGTTGGctttaatattttagttattatttttaaataaaaacatttttgtaTAAGTTCCTTTTTTTGTAAACAACCACGTTGTTAAAATAACATCGATTAttgtgtgaaaaataaaaataattagttttaCTTTTTCGGATTTTACTTTGTAATAATAGCTGAAACATCAAtttcatgtaaaaaaaaaattcacgaAAATAAAATTANNNNNNNNNNNNNNNNNNNNNNNNNNNNNNNNNNNNNNNNNNNNNNNNNNNNNNNNNNNNNNNNNNNNNNNNNNNNNNNNNNNNNNNNNNNNNNNNNNNNNNNNNNNNNNNNNNNNNNNNNNNNNNNNNNNNNNNNNNNNNNNNNNNNNNNNNNNNNNNNNNNNNNNNNNNNNNNNNNNNNNNNNNNNNNNNNNNNNNNNNNNNNNNNNNNNNNNaaatatattatatatttataaaatttattaatattcttttttataatattatttaatttttatttaataaaattaaataatttataaaaaataatatatctaaTACGCAAAAAATTATTGAGGTCGTTTTAGTCCATTCGCAACCAACGAGGTTCAATATAAACGACATTTTAGGAGCATGCAATGGacaaaaagggaaagaaattaaagatgacCAAGTTGTATATTTTGCTTTGGGCGGCGAAGACAACTATGTATATTATTGGTTACTTAATAGTAAATAATTGCTATAAAATTATTTAgccaaaagaacaaaaaagagcTAAGTAAGCCCACATGGACATGACATGCTGCGCAAGAAACATCCAAACGAAACCGCCGAATAAacacttttattattattattattctgtgGAAATTGGAAaacttagttaaaaaataatgaataatgcataaaaCACTAAAACAAGCAACTATATGCAAGACAAACAACTGGTGGGTAAGAGAAAAATTCTTGTTAcagattttgtttgtttttatccTTAATTATCACTATTGTTTAAATCATGGatgaaaaatttaattgaaatgTGTGGCCATATAtgactaaataaaaatataattttaattttggtcaTTATCGGTGTAAAAAAATTCTACACGCGCatttaattacaaatatttatattaataaaaataattttttattggtcGCGTTAATAGTCATAAAAAAATACAGATGGTAttaaacaatgaataaattaccatttgtacatATAACAAATGTATccatataagaataaaacgacAATTGTAATCACGAAAGATGACCTTCGTGTGCCAAAAGTATCTAGACGTTGGTTATGCAATTGGTCTGTTAGAATATTTTTTGACACACATAAGTCATCTTCTgtcgttttattcttatatggATACATTTATCAGCGTCTTTATCTTTTATAGAtacaaatgataatttattcttaaacaattctataaaatatttttacactctcaaaccatcaaattaaatttataaaaatataaaaagtttatTACAGATATGCTCATCAAATAATTAAAAGCCTGTAAATGTAAAAACAAGTGTAGTCAATAATACAATATAATCAGTGCACGTGCAACATGGATTGCGCGTTATGATTCAACTAATTTCCAATTTATATGCTCATCCATTGGTCGTTGGGGCCTGAATAAAGTTTAGAGAATGCtgtcactcactcactcactcccATTTCACATTTCAGAAAATAGCATTCTGATTTCTGCAATCTGCATCTTCATATTATAGAATACTAAGCACGGTGCATTAATTAGTTAGCTAATATATCttattaagattattattattattattagtaaaaaaattaatttttattttaataaatatataacaaaaaggctaaaaatttaaagtttatgTCCTTTCTTATAGAAACTTTTATAACTAATGATTTAACATGTGTAAAGTACATACTAATTAAACCCTAATTACTATGAGATAATACTTTATTTATGTTTCCGGTTGTTGACCATTGACTCCAACAATTATTGAGCAGGTACTGAatatgaattaataataatatatggtttaagttaacaaaaatatttgataacaaaaaaatattaacaaaaaaaacctaaatttattattttttgcattatttaatacgttatataataaataaatattaaataaaataaatttagattgtttagatatattattttttgtttctctaaTATTACCGTTAATACGGTGCTAGAAGAATGCTATTTCAAATTATGTTTACTTCATAGGTGAAGTGGTATATACAGCATCCAGCCACCCACGTGAAAGAAACACTGATTTTGCATGCGGTGGAAATAATGCTGAGAATCTTACAATATTTAGCATACCTATTCATAAGAATCAATGATCATATCACGGGGAGAATTTGAATTTATCCGAGgcataattacaaaattattaggTGAGATACATAATAAATTTAACAGAGACATTTGAACTCTTATACTGAAAAGTGAACTTTGTTGGATTTGAGAAGCCACATCCACCCTAGCCTAGTTCCATATGTAGGTTCTTCCTTACACCAAGTGAAAATCCATAAAATACTTGTGTATGTTTTTAAAGAACATTTTATTTGTATTCTATAAACTTATGCaactattttgtttgttttttttttatataacttttaagcattataaattatacattttttCAAAATGCATATTAAATATGCTCCAAATTGAGATATGAGAAGTcatgtattaaatattattttcaaatatattGATGTCACTCAGTGGTTATGAAGGCAAGGATTATTACAGTATTCTCAATCAAAATTTTAGGTATATACACTGGGATATGAACACAGCATTTTTGTATTCGGTGTACATAGATACAAAATTCGATTGGCTTTTATTATTTCGGCAAGAATACAAAATCTGTATAAAATTATGCTGAACGAATTGAGCTTGGTTAAATTATGCAGTTTTTCTTTTTGGGGTGCACTACTGCACTAAGGTAGCTTTAACTCAGCAATACCAACTTCAACTTACTCAAGAAATACACTTGAGAAGCCATCTTGATTCAACCACATGCTTTATAAACTGTAAGTGCTCAAAAACTTTGATCAAGTAGTGTTGGCAGCTTCAACCATCAATTTGTAGAGAGCAAATCCGCCGCGATGACAGCCAGGCATCCTAGaagtcatgctttctaactcAACCtaacaaatacaataataatcaGTGAATGAATGCTAGCTTCAAGGTTAAGCAAGAAACTAGAAGTCTAGAATTAATTAACTATCCATCAAAACAAGCCAAGAGTAATGAATTTGGCTTCAAGGTTGGTTGTAAAGTGTCGAAGTTTTCAAATGTTAAAAATTTGGcaacaataatttaaatgataagCTTTGAAATATCATTTGAGTATTCAATTCAACACCAATCAAGTAGCTGTGTCATAGTTTTCAATGCATTAGACTAAATGCTCTTAAAGTTAAATGGCAACACCGAAATTGTGAAAAAGAGAAGTCACATAATTATCATGAGTGGAATTCATGGCAACACAGCTTAAAACAAGCTTTAGATTTACCACTGAGACAGCATAAAGCTGAGTTGATTCATAGCCATCTTGTGCATTAGAATAAAGCTTCTGAACTTCCTCCGAATCAAAATTGCATCTGATAAAGAAAAATGCAGCCGGTCTCACATTCAAGTCCCTGCGAGATATGCCAATAAAAGCTGGAATGCTCTACATGGCGGTCGAAAGATATAAATTGGATACTTAGTCTTTCAAGCTATTCAATCCCTAAAGTTCACTCACTCAAAAGAAAAAAGCTATATATTTGTGTTCATAATTATATCGAAGTACATATGAAACTTACAAGGGATGAGGCTGGCACTCCAATTTCTTCAACAACTTCCCGAACTATGCTGTCAAACATCTCCCGTGAAACTTCATTGTTGACTGATTCCTTGCCATGTTGATGGGAAGTTATACCAATTTCTTGAGGCTGTGAATCATTAAGAAAGAGAACCATGTAAAGCCATGTGCATCAAGGACTGATGTGTctgaatttttcataatttaggaTGAGTTATTGGCTCCTAATCAATAATGATTACATACGAATAAAATGATTACATGAACAAAAGGAAATAATATGAGAAACAAATCAAAAACTAGTTTCAGAACTAACTTCTGGTTTCATAATTATCGCGCTGAGAAGAAATTTACCACTGCTCTACTAGTACAGAAAACTAAAGATTTCCATTTCACTACTATATACCTCAGGATGGCCTCCGGGAAATACAAAATGACCAGGAAATTCACCAACATTGTTACTCCGTTGTAAAACAATTATCTTCTTGTCTATTGTCTCTACCACTGCACCATTTCCTAGCGGACTGGAGGTATGCTGACAAAGAATAGGATCATCTGATGGAAAAGAAAGATGTGACAACTTAGGTTAAGACAAAttgattaattttgatttgaaaGATAAGAAGTGAAGAAGGAAGAGGCACAGAGGAAAATAAAGCCTTTGATTACATCTAATCTAATCCTTAGGCAGAGACAACATGTTTGAACACTAATTGTAAGGAATTCTGGCTAACTAGGGAGAGATCATATTTTAAAACACTAACTCAACCTTCATCTACTTGCTTCCTTCCCTATAGATTACTGGACATTAACATGATGCATCTTCAGCTCGGAAGTTAGATATAGCAGCGTCTCCATGATAAACTAGTACTAACTGTAATGATTACCTTCTGATGGAACCAGAAACCTTTCCCACAGAGGACTTAAGTTTGTTCCCACAAAAGTCCTGAAAGCAGTTTAGCCAATAGTTACAAGAAAGGGGGGGAAGTAGAGTTGAAATAGAAATACAAAGAAACAATAGCATTAAGATTAAACTCCGCTTGAAGTGGTGTCAAACAAACACAGAATGCATTgtatttgctgcaaatacatcATTCACATGCTTTTTCAGTTCAATACCGCTTTTATGCCCTTGCATAACTAATTCACCACATTCACACATCATTTGTTTACTCTTCGCTAACAATCTATGAAGATTGAATCAGGCTAGTTAAAAAGGTAATGTTAATATGTCACTGAAGCAAATGCAGATCAACATCAAGAAAGTTTATTACAGAACTATTTAGTTTATTAATCACTAACCATGCTAATTAAGAATGTAACATACAAAAGAGGGGGCATTGAGAAGAGACCTATAAT
The genomic region above belongs to Arachis duranensis cultivar V14167 chromosome 3, aradu.V14167.gnm2.J7QH, whole genome shotgun sequence and contains:
- the LOC107476895 gene encoding nudix hydrolase 9; the protein is MENENSNETTSSSSSSIVDPLSFKLLVSCPSPLSPSQVSASFSADYDRVPHPDTILENTISQIWEQRAQNNKSLFNGNKFRYGGYELKDGGGSNHEPHLCLHLGLTDYRTFVGTNLSPLWERFLVPSEDDPILCQHTSSPLGNGAVVETIDKKIIVLQRSNNVGEFPGHFVFPGGHPEPQEIGITSHQHGKESVNNEVSREMFDSIVREVVEEIGVPASSLSIPAFIGISRRDLNVRPAAFFFIRCNFDSEEVQKLYSNAQDGYESTQLYAVSVVELESMTSRMPGCHRGGFALYKLMVEAANTT